One segment of Proteus appendicitidis DNA contains the following:
- the prmB gene encoding 50S ribosomal protein L3 N(5)-glutamine methyltransferase: MLRWAMSQFNSSDIYYGHGTDNAWDEALQLVLPTIALPLDIPDALLSTKLTTSEKMEIITLIESRIEQKIPVPYLTHRAWFCGHEFYVDERVLIPRSPIGELINNHFDGLIQQEPTRILDLCTGSGCIAIACAHEFEDAEVDAVDISEDALEVAEFNIENHGLVHRVYPMQSDLFNAIVPTPYDIIVTNPPYVDVEDMGDLPDEYQVEPELALASGIDGLDITRQILLKAPEYLSEKGILVCEVGNSMVHLIEQFPEVPFTWLEFENGGLGVFMLTREQLVEHSHCFIQ, translated from the coding sequence ATGTTACGTTGGGCTATGAGTCAGTTTAATTCATCTGATATTTATTATGGTCATGGCACAGATAACGCATGGGATGAAGCATTACAGCTTGTATTACCGACCATCGCACTTCCTTTAGATATTCCAGATGCACTGTTATCAACCAAGTTAACAACTTCTGAAAAGATGGAAATCATTACACTTATCGAAAGCCGCATTGAGCAAAAAATTCCAGTTCCTTATTTAACTCATCGCGCTTGGTTCTGTGGTCACGAATTTTATGTTGATGAACGTGTGCTTATTCCTCGCTCTCCTATTGGTGAATTAATCAATAACCACTTTGATGGTTTAATTCAGCAAGAGCCAACACGTATTCTCGACTTATGTACGGGAAGCGGCTGTATTGCGATTGCTTGTGCTCATGAGTTTGAAGATGCTGAAGTCGATGCGGTTGATATCTCCGAAGATGCGCTGGAAGTGGCTGAATTTAATATTGAAAATCATGGTTTAGTGCATCGTGTTTATCCAATGCAATCAGATTTATTTAACGCCATTGTTCCAACGCCTTACGATATTATTGTGACAAATCCTCCGTATGTTGATGTCGAAGATATGGGTGATTTACCTGATGAATACCAAGTTGAACCTGAATTAGCATTAGCTTCGGGTATTGATGGACTAGATATAACGAGACAAATTTTACTAAAAGCCCCTGAATATCTGAGTGAAAAAGGTATTTTAGTCTGTGAAGTGGGTAATAGTATGGTTCATCTTATTGAGCAATTCCCAGAAGTTCCATTTACATGGCTTGAGTTTGAAAATGGTGGACTTGGTGTTTTCATGTTGACCCGCGAACAACTTGTTGAACACTCACACTGTTTTATCCAATGA
- the smrB gene encoding endonuclease SmrB, with the protein MNKKFSLPPSEIELFQEMIKGTKKLPQDKILHSPKRKKVTHYAVERLQQEQVDASYYFSDEFQPNLATEGPMRYLREGANAYELKKLRRGDYVPEFFLDLHGLTQLIAKQEIGALIAACRREHVYCACIMHGHGKHILKQQTPLWLAQHPDVIAFHQAPKEWGGDAALLVLVENDDIARR; encoded by the coding sequence ATGAATAAAAAATTTTCATTACCGCCTTCTGAAATTGAGTTATTTCAGGAGATGATAAAAGGCACTAAGAAATTACCTCAAGATAAAATACTTCATTCACCAAAACGTAAAAAAGTGACGCACTACGCTGTTGAACGTTTACAACAAGAGCAAGTTGATGCCTCTTATTATTTTTCAGATGAATTTCAGCCTAACTTAGCCACAGAAGGTCCAATGCGCTATTTAAGAGAAGGCGCTAATGCTTATGAATTAAAAAAGCTACGTCGTGGTGATTATGTACCTGAGTTTTTTCTAGATTTACATGGATTAACACAACTAATTGCAAAACAAGAGATTGGCGCATTAATTGCGGCATGTAGACGAGAACATGTTTATTGTGCCTGTATTATGCACGGTCATGGCAAACATATTTTAAAACAGCAAACACCACTTTGGTTAGCACAACACCCTGATGTCATTGCTTTTCATCAAGCCCCAAAAGAATGGGGAGGCGATGCTGCATTATTAGTGTTAGTGGAAAACGACGATATCGCACGTCGCTAA
- the sixA gene encoding phosphohistidine phosphatase SixA, protein MQIFIMRHGEAALDAASDALRPLTERGKSESIKMAEWMTKQGHTIDYVLVSPYLRAQQTLDAVKTDLALPSKIETEDGLIPGGNPSHIAHYLRALGDTGYKNILVISHLPLVGYVVAELCPAVCAPMFSTSTIACVDFDLSKGAGELLWQVSPSILK, encoded by the coding sequence ATGCAAATTTTTATTATGCGCCACGGAGAAGCGGCTCTTGATGCTGCTAGCGATGCACTAAGACCACTAACTGAACGTGGAAAAAGTGAATCAATAAAAATGGCTGAATGGATGACAAAGCAGGGACATACAATCGATTATGTTTTAGTCAGCCCTTATTTACGCGCTCAACAGACTTTGGATGCAGTAAAAACAGATTTAGCGCTACCTAGTAAAATAGAAACAGAGGATGGGCTTATCCCAGGCGGTAATCCTTCACATATTGCACATTACTTACGTGCTTTGGGGGATACAGGATATAAAAATATTCTGGTTATTTCTCACTTACCTTTAGTTGGCTATGTTGTCGCTGAACTTTGTCCTGCGGTATGCGCTCCTATGTTTTCAACATCAACCATTGCTTGTGTTGATTTTGACTTATCAAAAGGCGCAGGGGAGTTACTATGGCAAGTGTCACCCTCAATATTAAAATGA
- the fadJ gene encoding fatty acid oxidation complex subunit alpha FadJ, whose protein sequence is MEQQTTLEKSSVFQFSVRNDKVGVITIDIVGEKVNTLKAEFVQQFQDVLKQAQQHSGVKGLIITSGKTDSFIAGADISMIAGCKTKEEASALAKAGQDLFTQLENYPLPVVAAINGACLGGGLELALACHGRICSDNSKTRLGLPEVQLGLLPGSGGTQRLPRLIGVTSALDMILTGRQVNAKRALKLGLVNDVVSQDILLEVAAKWILSGKKEQKKHSVMDRFWANTTLGRNILFGQAKKRTLAKTKGHYPAVERILHVIERGLEKDIQTGFKEEANAFGELAMTPVSSALRHLFFASTALKNETGSSEKPDDLHHIGILGGGLMGGGIAFVTATKGNLPVRIKDISDKGIAQALNYSWKALSAKVSKKRLSARERQRQMGLLSGSLDYSGFHQSNIIVEAVFEDLALKQKMVADIEGVGKGKIIFASNTSSLPIHKIAETAKYPEKVIGLHYFSPVEKMPLVEVIPHENTDEKTIATTVAFAKKQGKVAIVVGDKPGFYVNRILAPYISEALTCLVQGEPIENIDKALVQFGFPVGPIQLLDEVGIDIGTKITPILVNAFGDRFASPPAVDAIIADDRKGRKNGRGFYLYAKHALPFSFGKNKKQPDPVIYRLLQIKPKSQLSSSEITERCLLLMLNEAVRCLDENIIKQPRDGDIGAVFGIGFPPFFGGPFRYMDSMGTTKVAEKLNQLADKYGEKYRPCERLVEMAKRNERFYD, encoded by the coding sequence ATGGAACAACAAACAACACTAGAAAAATCATCTGTTTTTCAGTTCTCAGTTCGTAATGACAAAGTGGGTGTTATCACCATTGATATTGTTGGTGAAAAAGTAAACACGTTAAAAGCAGAATTTGTGCAGCAATTTCAAGATGTTTTAAAGCAAGCTCAGCAACATTCTGGAGTGAAAGGATTAATTATCACCTCAGGTAAAACAGATAGTTTTATTGCTGGTGCGGATATCTCCATGATTGCGGGTTGTAAAACTAAAGAAGAAGCGAGTGCATTAGCAAAAGCAGGGCAAGATCTTTTTACTCAACTTGAAAACTACCCATTACCCGTTGTGGCGGCTATTAATGGCGCATGCCTTGGTGGCGGGCTTGAATTAGCCTTAGCCTGTCATGGGCGAATTTGTTCTGATAATAGTAAAACGCGTTTAGGGCTTCCTGAAGTGCAACTTGGATTGCTGCCAGGCTCTGGTGGTACTCAACGTTTACCTCGTCTTATTGGTGTGACCTCTGCGTTAGATATGATCTTAACGGGGAGACAAGTTAATGCGAAAAGAGCCTTAAAATTAGGTCTTGTGAATGATGTTGTCTCACAAGATATTCTATTAGAAGTTGCTGCTAAATGGATTTTATCGGGTAAAAAAGAACAGAAAAAACATTCAGTGATGGATCGTTTTTGGGCGAATACAACGCTAGGTAGAAATATTCTTTTTGGGCAGGCGAAAAAACGCACATTAGCCAAGACAAAAGGGCATTACCCCGCAGTTGAACGTATTCTACACGTAATAGAACGTGGTCTTGAAAAGGATATTCAAACAGGGTTTAAAGAAGAGGCAAATGCATTTGGTGAACTTGCTATGACACCAGTTTCATCTGCATTAAGGCATCTCTTTTTTGCTTCTACGGCACTTAAAAATGAAACAGGATCATCCGAAAAACCAGATGATTTGCACCATATTGGTATTTTAGGTGGTGGATTAATGGGCGGTGGTATTGCCTTTGTCACGGCGACAAAAGGTAATTTACCAGTAAGAATTAAAGATATCAGTGATAAAGGCATTGCTCAGGCACTTAATTATAGTTGGAAAGCGCTTTCAGCCAAAGTAAGTAAAAAAAGATTATCTGCACGCGAACGTCAGCGTCAAATGGGGCTACTCTCTGGCTCTTTGGATTACAGCGGTTTTCATCAATCAAATATTATTGTTGAAGCGGTTTTTGAAGATCTTGCTTTAAAACAGAAGATGGTCGCAGATATTGAGGGTGTCGGAAAAGGTAAAATTATTTTTGCTTCAAATACCTCTTCACTTCCCATTCATAAAATTGCAGAAACAGCAAAATACCCAGAAAAAGTGATCGGGCTTCACTATTTTAGTCCCGTAGAAAAAATGCCTTTGGTTGAAGTTATTCCACATGAAAATACGGATGAAAAAACGATTGCTACAACGGTAGCTTTTGCTAAAAAACAGGGCAAAGTTGCAATAGTTGTTGGTGATAAACCAGGATTCTATGTTAACCGTATTCTTGCTCCTTATATCAGTGAAGCATTGACGTGTTTAGTACAAGGAGAGCCTATTGAGAACATTGATAAAGCACTTGTTCAGTTTGGCTTCCCTGTAGGACCTATTCAGTTATTGGATGAAGTGGGTATTGATATTGGCACAAAAATAACGCCAATATTAGTGAATGCATTTGGTGACAGATTTGCCTCTCCTCCTGCTGTGGATGCCATTATTGCTGATGATAGAAAAGGTCGTAAGAATGGACGAGGTTTTTATCTTTATGCAAAACATGCATTACCTTTCTCATTCGGTAAAAATAAAAAACAACCTGATCCGGTTATATATCGACTATTACAAATTAAGCCTAAAAGCCAACTATCTTCCTCTGAAATTACGGAACGTTGTTTATTATTAATGTTAAATGAAGCCGTTCGTTGTTTAGATGAAAATATTATAAAGCAACCACGAGATGGTGATATTGGTGCTGTATTTGGTATCGGTTTTCCGCCTTTTTTTGGTGGCCCATTCCGTTATATGGACAGTATGGGAACAACAAAGGTGGCAGAAAAACTTAACCAACTTGCCGATAAATATGGAGAAAAATATCGCCCTTGTGAGCGTTTAGTTGAAATGGCTAAACGAAATGAACGGTTTTACGATTAA
- the fadI gene encoding acetyl-CoA C-acyltransferase FadI: MKSSTNSAMKDRIAIVSGLRLPFAKQATAYRGIPAVELGRSVVQELVTRNEIPPEIIDQLVFGQVVQMPEAPNIAREIVLGAGLSVKTDAYSVTRACATSFQAIANVAESMMAGHVSVGIAGGADSSSVLPIGVSKKLADVLLSLNKAKSLGQRLSYLSQLRFRDLLPVAPAVAEYSTGLRMGDTAEQMAKTYHISRAAQDELAHRSHQLATKAWEMGKLNDEVMTAFFPPYKEGFHQDNNIRKNSVLDSYAKLKPAFDRKHGSVTAANSTPLTDGAAAVLMMKESVAKSLGYQPLGYLRSYAFTATDVWKDMLLGPSYATPLALSRAGLSLSDLTLIDMHEAFAAQTLSNLTLFASERFAKEQLGLSKAIGEVDMDKFNVLGGSIAYGHPFAATGARMVTQTLQELKRRGGGFGLTTACAAGGLGAAMILEVE; encoded by the coding sequence ATGAAGTCATCAACGAACAGTGCTATGAAAGATCGCATTGCCATTGTCAGCGGACTACGCTTACCTTTTGCCAAACAAGCGACTGCGTATCGAGGAATACCTGCGGTTGAATTAGGGCGTTCAGTGGTTCAAGAATTAGTGACTCGCAATGAAATTCCACCCGAAATTATTGACCAACTTGTTTTCGGACAAGTGGTTCAAATGCCAGAAGCCCCTAATATCGCCAGAGAAATTGTACTCGGTGCCGGATTAAGTGTAAAAACTGATGCTTATAGTGTCACAAGAGCATGTGCAACAAGCTTTCAGGCGATTGCTAATGTTGCTGAAAGTATGATGGCAGGACATGTCTCTGTCGGTATTGCGGGTGGCGCAGATTCGTCTTCAGTTTTGCCTATCGGTGTTAGTAAAAAATTAGCTGATGTTTTATTAAGCCTGAATAAAGCAAAATCATTAGGTCAACGATTAAGTTATTTAAGTCAATTACGGTTTCGAGATTTGCTCCCTGTAGCGCCGGCTGTTGCTGAATATTCAACAGGATTACGCATGGGAGACACCGCAGAGCAAATGGCAAAGACTTATCATATTTCTAGAGCCGCTCAAGATGAATTAGCACATCGTTCCCATCAATTAGCAACCAAAGCATGGGAGATGGGAAAACTAAATGATGAAGTGATGACGGCTTTTTTTCCACCTTACAAAGAAGGCTTCCATCAAGATAATAATATTCGTAAAAACTCTGTTCTTGATTCTTACGCCAAACTAAAACCAGCTTTTGATCGTAAACATGGCAGTGTTACCGCCGCAAACAGTACGCCATTAACGGACGGCGCAGCCGCAGTATTAATGATGAAAGAATCAGTTGCAAAAAGTCTTGGTTATCAACCTTTAGGTTATTTACGCAGTTATGCTTTTACCGCGACAGATGTCTGGAAAGATATGCTATTGGGACCATCATATGCCACACCACTTGCGCTTTCTCGCGCAGGTCTTTCTTTGAGTGATCTCACGTTAATTGATATGCATGAAGCTTTTGCCGCACAAACACTCAGTAATTTGACGTTGTTTGCTAGTGAACGGTTTGCTAAAGAGCAACTAGGGTTATCCAAGGCGATTGGAGAAGTGGATATGGATAAATTTAATGTGCTAGGTGGTTCTATTGCTTATGGGCATCCCTTTGCTGCGACTGGCGCAAGAATGGTCACACAAACACTACAAGAACTTAAACGTCGAGGTGGTGGTTTTGGGCTAACTACAGCTTGTGCAGCGGGTGGATTGGGTGCAGCGATGATTTTGGAGGTGGAATAA
- a CDS encoding YfcZ/YiiS family protein, producing MADAINRCSAEETAACCCVDVGTIIDNKNCTASYQHVFADKVQAQAMLDQLSAKAQSIASEPCKINQQFADVDGGVQLTADFTFSCEAENLIFQLGLR from the coding sequence ATGGCAGACGCAATTAATCGTTGTAGTGCAGAAGAAACCGCTGCTTGCTGTTGTGTAGATGTGGGTACTATTATTGACAATAAGAATTGCACAGCGTCATATCAGCATGTCTTCGCTGATAAAGTACAAGCGCAAGCAATGTTAGATCAGCTCAGTGCAAAAGCACAATCTATCGCTTCAGAGCCTTGCAAAATTAATCAACAATTTGCTGATGTTGATGGTGGTGTTCAACTCACCGCTGATTTTACATTCTCTTGTGAAGCAGAAAACCTAATTTTCCAGTTGGGATTACGTTAA
- the fadL gene encoding long-chain fatty acid transporter FadL yields MNRKNLFTRTALAAIVGAISSQAGAAGFQLNEYSTSALGRAFSGEGVIADDASVGSRNPAALTMFDRPEFSVGAILINPGVDVKGKSPLTGTDTTAKDIAPSALVPNIHFVAPINDKWAIGASGTTNFGLATDFPDDYPAGLIGGKTDLKTMNLNLSAGYRVNNQFSVGLGLNALYADAEITRHVGEAGKVLGGALSQKPGMEQLGGYLSSLSPSDRFAQLKGDAWGFGWNAGLLYEFDEGNRISFTYRSKVKVKFKDGEYQSDLRPIPQLEGMGIVGTNGETIKGKLDLNLPEIWEFAAYHRVAPKWAVHYNFAYTSWSAFEELKATRKSDGQQLFNKEEGFRDAWRVALGTTYYHDDNWTFRTGIAFDDSPVPADKRSISIPDQDRFWLSAGTTYAFNKDMSVDVGLAYMHGKKVTIKEKLSEDLPLPAYEFESSGKAWLYGMNFNYRF; encoded by the coding sequence ATGAACCGTAAAAACCTGTTTACTCGCACAGCACTAGCTGCCATTGTAGGAGCAATCTCCTCTCAAGCAGGCGCTGCCGGTTTTCAGTTAAATGAATATTCTACATCAGCACTAGGGCGTGCATTTTCAGGGGAAGGCGTTATCGCCGATGACGCAAGCGTAGGTAGCCGAAACCCAGCTGCACTGACTATGTTTGATCGCCCCGAATTTTCTGTCGGTGCTATTCTCATTAACCCAGGGGTTGATGTTAAAGGTAAATCACCTCTTACAGGTACTGATACCACTGCAAAAGATATCGCACCAAGTGCATTAGTACCTAATATCCACTTTGTCGCACCTATCAATGATAAATGGGCCATTGGCGCATCAGGTACAACAAACTTTGGTTTAGCGACAGATTTCCCCGACGATTATCCTGCAGGGCTTATCGGTGGGAAAACTGATTTGAAAACCATGAACCTAAACTTAAGTGCAGGTTACCGTGTAAATAACCAATTTAGCGTAGGTTTAGGGTTAAATGCTCTTTACGCTGATGCCGAAATTACTCGTCATGTGGGCGAAGCTGGTAAAGTCTTAGGTGGCGCATTATCTCAAAAACCGGGCATGGAACAATTAGGTGGTTATTTATCAAGCCTATCTCCTAGCGATCGCTTTGCTCAGTTAAAAGGTGATGCATGGGGCTTTGGCTGGAACGCAGGTCTATTATACGAATTTGATGAAGGTAACCGTATTAGCTTCACTTATCGCTCTAAAGTAAAAGTGAAATTTAAAGATGGTGAGTATCAAAGCGATTTACGCCCTATTCCGCAACTCGAAGGAATGGGAATTGTCGGCACTAACGGCGAAACCATTAAAGGTAAACTTGATCTTAACCTACCTGAAATTTGGGAATTTGCAGCTTACCACCGCGTCGCACCAAAATGGGCTGTTCACTATAACTTCGCTTACACCAGTTGGAGTGCGTTCGAAGAGTTAAAAGCAACACGTAAGAGCGACGGTCAACAGCTGTTTAATAAAGAAGAAGGTTTCCGTGATGCATGGCGTGTGGCTTTAGGAACAACTTATTATCACGATGATAACTGGACATTCCGTACCGGTATTGCCTTTGATGATAGCCCAGTTCCCGCTGATAAACGTTCTATTTCCATTCCAGACCAAGATCGCTTCTGGTTAAGTGCAGGTACAACTTACGCATTTAATAAAGATATGTCTGTTGATGTGGGCTTAGCCTATATGCACGGTAAAAAAGTCACAATCAAAGAGAAATTATCTGAAGATTTACCATTACCTGCTTATGAATTTGAATCATCAGGTAAAGCATGGTTATACGGTATGAACTTTAACTACCGTTTTTAA
- the mlaA gene encoding phospholipid-binding lipoprotein MlaA, which yields MKYRLCGVALSVALLSGCASTSNNGEGRSDPLEGFNRQMFDFNYYVLDPYILRPVAVVWRDYVPPPARNGLSNFLGNLEEPASMVNSILRGDFEKGAKHFGRFWINTVFGMGGLIDVAGMSKETMEKEVPMRFGSTLGHYGMDYGPYVVVPGYGSFTVREEGGDWADLTYPMLSYLTFWMSAGKWALEGIETRAQLLDSDAILQNSSDPYLMMREAYFQSNDFKAGTVKENPNAKAIEDDLDSID from the coding sequence ATGAAGTATCGCCTGTGCGGTGTTGCTCTTTCAGTCGCCTTACTTTCAGGATGTGCAAGTACCTCTAATAATGGGGAGGGGCGCTCTGACCCATTAGAAGGGTTTAACCGCCAGATGTTTGATTTTAACTACTATGTTTTAGACCCCTATATCTTACGCCCAGTTGCCGTTGTTTGGCGTGATTATGTGCCGCCACCAGCAAGAAATGGCTTATCTAACTTTTTGGGTAATTTAGAAGAGCCTGCAAGTATGGTAAACAGCATATTACGTGGTGATTTTGAAAAGGGTGCAAAACATTTTGGTCGTTTCTGGATCAATACCGTTTTTGGTATGGGCGGCTTAATAGATGTTGCTGGCATGTCTAAAGAGACGATGGAAAAAGAAGTCCCAATGCGATTTGGTAGCACATTAGGGCATTATGGTATGGATTACGGTCCTTATGTTGTTGTACCAGGCTATGGTAGCTTTACTGTTCGTGAAGAAGGTGGTGATTGGGCTGACTTAACCTATCCTATGCTGAGCTATTTAACATTTTGGATGTCAGCAGGTAAGTGGGCATTAGAAGGCATTGAAACACGAGCGCAATTGCTAGATTCAGATGCGATTTTACAAAATTCTTCTGATCCTTACTTAATGATGCGTGAAGCTTACTTCCAGAGTAATGACTTCAAAGCTGGCACGGTAAAAGAGAACCCTAACGCAAAAGCAATTGAAGATGATTTAGATTCCATTGACTAA
- a CDS encoding AraC family transcriptional regulator — protein MRNIDINSVDNLPRDILALGSDYPYDTLLEAHHHRRAQFLYAPNGVMKVKTEDGQWIVLPYSGVWIPAEKVHQVLMLGSSTYSLYIEPNKIPRYSEYCEVLQVSPLLHQLLLSANELPLLYDLGGRDSALLTLLCHELAHAKPLPYFTPLPQHALLDELCTEFMSQPNIRTTPEMWAEKLNKSLRTFTRLFHKETGLSFRDWRQKACLMYALTALKKGDSVTEVALELGYENPSAFSAMFNKEMGYSPKLFLKQLKEF, from the coding sequence ATGCGTAATATCGATATCAACAGTGTGGATAATCTTCCTCGTGATATTTTGGCATTAGGCTCTGATTATCCTTATGACACATTACTTGAAGCTCACCATCATCGACGCGCTCAATTTTTATATGCTCCTAATGGGGTAATGAAAGTGAAAACAGAAGATGGACAATGGATAGTATTACCTTATAGTGGCGTGTGGATCCCCGCAGAAAAAGTACATCAAGTACTAATGTTGGGGAGTAGTACTTATAGTCTCTATATTGAACCTAATAAAATTCCTCGCTATTCAGAATATTGTGAGGTTTTACAAGTTTCTCCTTTGCTTCATCAGCTATTACTTTCGGCCAATGAGCTTCCTTTACTTTATGATTTAGGTGGACGAGATAGCGCATTACTGACTTTGCTTTGTCATGAATTAGCTCATGCTAAGCCATTGCCTTATTTTACGCCATTACCGCAACATGCTTTATTAGATGAATTGTGTACTGAATTTATGTCACAACCAAATATTCGCACAACACCAGAAATGTGGGCTGAAAAATTGAATAAGAGCTTACGTACTTTTACCCGTCTTTTTCATAAAGAAACAGGTCTTTCTTTTCGAGATTGGCGTCAAAAAGCGTGTTTAATGTATGCGTTAACGGCTTTAAAGAAAGGTGATTCAGTTACTGAAGTTGCTTTAGAACTGGGTTATGAAAATCCGAGTGCCTTTAGCGCGATGTTTAATAAAGAGATGGGATATTCACCGAAATTGTTTTTAAAACAACTGAAAGAGTTTTAA
- a CDS encoding sulfite exporter TauE/SafE family protein — protein MTLWLISFGLISGITTWLFGFGGGFVTVPLLYTLILTLWGIDSLPAEHAMQIAVATSALIMLFSATVTTIKHHKAKRLDWNIMSILFIGIAFGGILGALLALMVEGVWIKWIFIGYLFVTILDCYFRPGFMAPTHNAKKVTKVKESINGTVIGIIAAFLGVGGSVMTVPLLRRRGTPMAQSAAMANALTLPLALTATFTYITLSFTSPLNSESGFIGYIWLKAALILICSTWVGLKISERFLSRIPDKWHARVYPLLLSLVLVVMLF, from the coding sequence ATGACACTCTGGCTGATTTCTTTTGGTTTAATTTCAGGCATCACAACATGGTTATTTGGCTTTGGTGGTGGCTTTGTCACTGTTCCCTTACTCTATACACTTATTCTTACACTTTGGGGAATAGACAGTTTACCTGCTGAACATGCAATGCAAATCGCGGTTGCTACCTCTGCATTAATTATGTTGTTTTCTGCGACAGTCACAACTATTAAACACCATAAAGCAAAAAGGCTTGATTGGAATATCATGTCCATTCTATTTATTGGTATCGCTTTTGGTGGGATTTTAGGTGCGCTTCTCGCCTTAATGGTTGAAGGTGTGTGGATCAAGTGGATCTTTATTGGTTATCTTTTTGTCACTATTTTAGATTGCTATTTTCGCCCCGGTTTTATGGCTCCTACTCACAACGCAAAAAAAGTAACCAAAGTAAAAGAAAGCATTAATGGAACAGTGATTGGTATTATTGCTGCTTTCCTAGGGGTTGGTGGAAGTGTGATGACAGTCCCTTTATTGCGCCGTAGAGGAACACCAATGGCACAGTCAGCAGCAATGGCGAACGCACTAACCTTACCTTTAGCGCTCACTGCAACATTCACTTATATCACTCTTTCTTTTACGTCACCTTTAAATAGTGAATCTGGGTTTATTGGTTATATTTGGCTAAAAGCTGCACTTATTCTGATTTGTAGCACTTGGGTTGGTTTGAAGATCTCTGAACGCTTTTTATCTCGTATTCCCGACAAATGGCATGCAAGAGTTTATCCTCTGTTACTGAGTCTTGTTTTAGTTGTCATGCTATTTTAA